The following are encoded in a window of Sorex araneus isolate mSorAra2 chromosome 11, mSorAra2.pri, whole genome shotgun sequence genomic DNA:
- the ADORA2A gene encoding LOW QUALITY PROTEIN: adenosine receptor A2a (The sequence of the model RefSeq protein was modified relative to this genomic sequence to represent the inferred CDS: inserted 2 bases in 1 codon) gives MDRELARPASSLTLPAXAAARTMGSSVYITVELAIAVLAILGNVLVCWAVWLNSNLQNVTNYFVVSLAVADIAVGVLAIPFAITISTGFCAACHGCLFIICFVLVLTQSSIFSLLAIAIDRYIAIRIPLRYNGLVTGTKAKGIIAVCWVLSFVIGLTPMLGWNNCSLPTAAGNGTQECGAAQVACLFEDVVPMNYMVYYNFFACVLLPLLLMLGIYLRIFLAARRQLKQMESQPLPGERTRSTLQKEVHAAKSLAIIVGLFALCWLPLHVINCFTFFCPQCGHAPPWLMYLAIVLSHSNSVVNPFIYAYRIREFRQTFRKIIHSHVARQQEPFKAGGASGRALPAHAHRDGEQISLRLNGHPPGSSWANGSAPHPEPRPNGYARGLAGGGSVSAPPGDTGLPHVELLSQELQGTGLEGPRAQEGAGVS, from the exons ATGGACCGTGAGCTGGCCCGGCCGGCGTCCTCGCTGACCCTGCCCGC GGCGGCCGCGCGCACCATGGGCTCGTCGGTGTACATCACGGTGGAGCTGGCCATCGCCGTGCTGGCCATCCTGGGCAACGTGCTGGTGTGCTGGGCGGTGTGGCTCAACAGCAACCTGCAGAACGTCACCAACTACTTCGTGGTGTCGCTGGCGGTGGCCGACATCGCCGTGGGGGTCCTGGCCATCCCCTTCGCCATCACCATCAGCACGGGCTTCTGCGCCGCCTGCCACGGCTGCCTCTTCATCATCTGCTTCGTGCTGGTGCTCACGCAGAGCTCCATCTTCAGCCTCCTGGCCATCGCCATTGACCGCTACATCGCCATCCGCATCCCCCTCCG gTACAATGGCCTGGTGACGGGCACCAAGGCCAAGGGCATCATCGCCGTGTGCTGGGTGCTGTCGTTCGTCATCGGCCTGACCCCCATGCTAGGCTGGAACAACTGCAGCCTGCCCACGGCGGCGGGCAACGGCACGCAGGAGTGCGGGGCGGCCCAGGTAGCCTGCCTCTTCGAGGATGTGGTGCCCATGAACTACATGGTCTACTACAACTTCTTCGCCTgcgtgctgctgccgctgctgctcaTGCTGGGCATCTACCTGCGCATCTTCCTGGCCGCCCGGCGGCAGCTCAAGCAGATGGAGAGCCAGCCCCTGCCCGGGGAGCGGACACGGTCCACGCTGCAGAAGGAGGTGCACGCGGCCAAGTCCCTGGCCATCATCGTGGGGCTCTTCGCCCTCTGCTGGCTGCCCCTGCACGTCATCAACTGCTTCACCTTCTTCTGCCCGCAGTGCGGCCACGCGCCGCCCTGGCTCATGTACCTGGCCATCGTGCTCTCCCACAGCAACTCCGTggtgaaccccttcatctacgcCTACCGCATCCGCGAGTTCCGCCAGACTTTCCGCAAGATCATCCACAGCCACGTGGCGCGGCAGCAGGAGCCCTTCAAGGCGGGCGGCGCCAGCGGCCGGGCGCTGCCCGCTCACGCGCACAGGGACGGGGAGCAGATCAGCCTCCGCCTCAACGGCCACCCGCCGGGCTCCTCGTGGGCCAACGGCAGcgctccccaccccgagcccagGCCCAATGGCTACGCCCGGGGACTGGCGGGCGGGGGGAGTGTGAGTGCGCCCCCTGGGGACACGGGGCTCCCCCACGTGGAACTCCTCAGCCAGGAGCTCCAGGGAACTGGCCTGGagggccccagggcccaggagggaGCCGGGGTTTCCTGA